A window from Aerococcus sp. Group 1 encodes these proteins:
- a CDS encoding DUF975 family protein: MQLKLNQSNRELKDKAKSAISGNRLSLTGMFLLNLFVTFVFTSLLGFLANWLQPVSVQGFSVNRVFLDTPALITEIINQMSQNTDPIALGITLLVTFLISFFMVQVWVYGTPWSLLEMVDGGAHHIGRVWSAFTHRPVRHYITNFLAAIVRWFSAFVFYLVLATILFFYYVVVLSTARAAIGQVTGIVVHVLYLLIALLLLFLLALLTSWLYYGFNFIMFPTYDNEETGVFRSLRMSWQLMRGNKWRLFKMGLGYLFLPLIIGGLVSLLMAYFRTAFPQADYYFWAQLGLGLVVTLFLFGNWIKFMVVQAVFYREQTKQYALYLNDHFPGFGAEASDNIADLYHTEDRPQFTADTMAIDASELNALDDSASSSDDYLSEAAFRETYGPDQDDFKAGGEDSYSQTPSTYPESESSDSDLASLDAEDNDDEIMVMAPAGSQDEPARSDSQRDNESDQPDETAYEYADPGYVLDDRQQEEVLPASDIFDLAEDYSQPEASPINEETLPDQAERVPEQVEETQDKATEAAETDHFETRPEEEETSDFDFPVLEESTPSEDSHSSVDKADPEETVEEETEADLASEAVEKKPYDPYGYNTPKKTNFKQAKHKDDILLAADRSAESSYDKSIVNQSDFLDGDPLTSDQEDQDSSDK; this comes from the coding sequence ATGCAGCTGAAACTTAATCAAAGCAATCGCGAGCTAAAAGATAAGGCCAAGTCAGCCATTTCTGGCAATCGCTTGTCTTTAACCGGGATGTTTTTACTTAATCTATTCGTTACTTTTGTTTTTACCAGCCTCTTGGGCTTTTTAGCCAATTGGTTACAACCCGTCAGTGTCCAAGGCTTTTCGGTGAATCGGGTATTCTTAGATACACCAGCTTTGATCACTGAGATTATCAACCAAATGAGTCAAAATACCGACCCCATCGCTTTAGGAATCACTCTATTGGTGACTTTCTTAATCAGCTTTTTCATGGTTCAGGTCTGGGTCTATGGTACCCCTTGGTCCTTATTAGAAATGGTTGATGGGGGAGCCCACCACATTGGCCGGGTGTGGTCAGCCTTTACTCATCGGCCTGTCCGCCACTATATTACCAATTTCTTGGCTGCTATTGTACGCTGGTTCTCTGCCTTTGTTTTTTATTTAGTTTTAGCCACGATTTTATTCTTCTATTATGTGGTCGTTCTTTCCACCGCCCGGGCAGCCATTGGCCAGGTGACCGGAATCGTGGTCCATGTGCTCTATCTGTTGATTGCGCTATTATTACTATTTTTACTTGCTCTCTTGACCAGCTGGCTCTACTATGGTTTTAACTTCATTATGTTTCCAACTTACGATAACGAAGAAACCGGGGTTTTCCGGTCTTTGAGAATGAGCTGGCAACTGATGCGGGGCAATAAGTGGCGCTTATTCAAGATGGGCTTGGGCTATCTTTTCCTTCCCCTCATCATTGGTGGGCTAGTTAGCCTTTTGATGGCTTACTTTAGGACAGCCTTTCCTCAAGCAGACTATTATTTCTGGGCCCAATTGGGTCTAGGCCTGGTGGTAACTTTATTCTTATTTGGTAATTGGATTAAGTTCATGGTGGTTCAAGCGGTCTTTTACCGGGAACAAACTAAGCAATATGCCCTCTACCTCAATGATCATTTTCCTGGTTTTGGCGCTGAAGCTAGCGATAATATTGCTGACTTATACCACACAGAAGATCGTCCTCAATTTACCGCCGATACCATGGCTATCGATGCCTCTGAATTAAACGCTCTGGATGATTCTGCTAGTTCCAGTGACGACTATCTTTCTGAAGCGGCCTTTAGAGAAACCTATGGCCCAGACCAAGATGATTTTAAGGCAGGTGGAGAAGACAGCTATAGTCAAACCCCATCCACTTATCCAGAAAGTGAGAGTTCAGATTCTGACCTCGCTTCATTAGACGCTGAAGACAACGATGATGAGATTATGGTGATGGCACCAGCTGGCAGTCAAGATGAGCCTGCTCGCTCTGATTCGCAAAGGGATAATGAGTCTGATCAGCCGGATGAGACGGCCTATGAATATGCTGATCCAGGCTATGTCCTCGATGATCGTCAACAGGAAGAAGTCCTACCTGCTTCGGATATCTTCGACCTGGCTGAAGATTATAGTCAGCCTGAAGCAAGCCCTATTAATGAGGAAACTCTTCCAGATCAAGCGGAGAGAGTCCCAGAGCAAGTGGAAGAGACTCAAGATAAAGCAACTGAAGCGGCAGAAACAGACCATTTTGAGACCCGTCCAGAGGAGGAAGAAACAAGCGATTTTGACTTCCCCGTTCTGGAAGAATCAACCCCATCAGAAGACAGTCATTCATCAGTAGATAAAGCTGACCCAGAAGAAACTGTCGAAGAGGAGACTGAGGCTGACCTAGCCAGTGAAGCTGTCGAGAAGAAACCTTATGACCCTTATGGCTATAACACCCCTAAGAAGACCAACTTTAAACAAGCCAAGCATAAGGACGATATCCTCCTCGCCGCTGACCGCAGCGCGGAAAGCAGTTATGACAAGTCTATTGTGAATCAATCGGATTTCCTCGATGGCGATCCTTTGACTTCAGATCAAGAAGACCAAGATTCAAGTGATAAATAG
- the uvrC gene encoding excinuclease ABC subunit UvrC, translating to MANQLIENKLKLVPKKPGCYIMKDRNQHIIYIGKAKNLFNRVHSYFRSQHTGKTAQLVAEIADFEVIMTNTNKESLLLEINLIKKYKPHYNIMLKYGTMYPYLKITNEEDPQLIITSDVKKDGGKYFGPYPNVNAATSTRDLLQKTYPLRKCGKNEKRACFYYHLGQCIGCCDHEVSAQEYAQQIKRITRFLNGDVQTIKNDLQNKMATASENMHYERAAEYRDQINYIEQTVEPQNVMSKQYNNRDVFAYYYNHGWISIQVFLLRQFSIIKRDSALFACYNDPAEELTSYIVQFYQEQNHTLPKEVLVPENIDTHLLSDALEISVVNPKRGDKRHMLDLATENAQLAHEQKFRLLEMNEKKTRGAVEELSDALNLPYLRRMESFDFSNISGVDNVCGMVVYEDGRPNKKAYRKFKIKSFQGANEYQATQEVIRRRYSRLLKEGKDLPDIVLMDGGSIEVNAARDVLVNELGLDDLPVAGMVKDDKHRTSHLIYGDDHAIVPLDPKSQAFHLVQRIQIEVDRYAKTFHRQVHHKNSFQSRLDSVKGVGPKTRRKVLSHFKTIKAIRQADLSEIQGLGISEQVAESIHRLAWEGHKGSPYSEQDKSS from the coding sequence GTGGCCAACCAACTGATCGAGAACAAATTGAAATTAGTCCCTAAGAAACCAGGTTGTTACATCATGAAAGACCGCAACCAACACATTATCTACATTGGAAAAGCCAAGAATCTCTTTAACCGGGTGCATTCCTACTTCCGCAGCCAGCATACCGGTAAAACGGCTCAACTGGTCGCAGAAATTGCTGACTTTGAAGTCATTATGACCAACACCAACAAGGAAAGTCTCTTGTTGGAAATTAATCTTATCAAAAAATACAAACCGCATTATAACATTATGCTCAAATATGGGACCATGTATCCCTACCTGAAAATCACCAATGAAGAAGACCCCCAACTGATCATCACTTCTGACGTCAAAAAAGATGGCGGCAAATACTTTGGCCCTTATCCCAATGTCAATGCCGCCACCAGTACCCGGGACCTTCTCCAAAAAACCTACCCCCTAAGAAAATGTGGCAAGAATGAAAAACGAGCTTGCTTCTACTACCATCTGGGCCAATGTATTGGCTGCTGTGACCATGAGGTTTCGGCCCAAGAATACGCCCAACAAATTAAGCGAATTACCCGTTTTTTGAATGGGGACGTCCAAACCATTAAAAATGACCTGCAAAATAAGATGGCTACTGCTTCAGAAAATATGCACTATGAGCGGGCCGCTGAATACCGCGACCAAATTAACTATATTGAGCAAACCGTTGAACCGCAAAATGTGATGAGTAAGCAATACAATAACCGCGATGTTTTTGCCTATTACTACAACCATGGCTGGATCAGCATCCAAGTCTTTCTCCTGCGCCAGTTTTCCATTATCAAGCGGGATTCGGCCCTCTTCGCCTGCTATAACGATCCTGCGGAAGAATTGACCTCCTATATTGTTCAGTTCTACCAAGAGCAAAACCACACCCTACCTAAGGAAGTCCTGGTACCAGAAAATATCGATACCCATCTCTTGAGCGATGCTCTCGAGATCTCCGTGGTCAACCCTAAACGCGGGGATAAACGCCATATGCTGGACCTGGCTACCGAAAATGCCCAATTGGCCCACGAACAAAAATTCCGCTTGTTAGAAATGAATGAGAAGAAAACCCGGGGAGCCGTTGAAGAGCTTAGTGACGCCTTAAATCTGCCCTATCTCAGACGGATGGAAAGCTTTGACTTTTCCAATATTTCTGGAGTGGATAATGTCTGTGGGATGGTGGTCTATGAAGATGGCCGCCCCAATAAGAAGGCCTACCGCAAGTTTAAAATCAAGTCCTTCCAAGGGGCCAATGAATACCAAGCTACCCAAGAAGTGATCCGTCGCCGCTATAGCCGGCTCTTAAAAGAAGGCAAGGACCTACCCGATATCGTTCTCATGGATGGGGGCAGTATTGAGGTTAATGCCGCTCGGGATGTCTTGGTCAATGAACTGGGCCTCGACGACTTACCGGTTGCTGGCATGGTCAAAGATGACAAGCACCGGACCTCCCACTTAATCTATGGCGATGACCATGCTATTGTGCCCCTAGATCCCAAGTCCCAAGCCTTCCACCTGGTTCAGAGAATTCAAATCGAAGTCGACCGCTATGCCAAGACCTTCCACCGGCAAGTCCATCACAAGAATTCTTTCCAATCCCGTCTGGATAGTGTCAAAGGGGTGGGACCGAAAACCCGGCGTAAGGTGCTCAGCCACTTTAAAACCATTAAGGCCATCCGCCAGGCTGATCTTAGTGAAATCCAAGGCCTGGGTATTTCTGAACAGGTCGCCGAATCCATCCACCGGCTGGCTTGGGAAGGCCACAAGGGGTCACCCTACTCAGAGCAAGATAAAAGTTCTTAG
- a CDS encoding metallophosphoesterase: MSQKNQLLKKGLQSAAIIGGSLAYLYFQNYQLGKTHYLVESPRYGGGLEGVKIAHLSDLNFPDQRVKVVDILKAVKEEEVDLIAITGNLIHPEKAFDRQELAVFIKQLANLAPVFYVSGSNEVKSPYSHLMEELLRQAGVGVLHDQAQTISLNGQDLVVMGLAEKPGRHFLKGDALRFLPLEADQLALPKILLAHHPEAFLRYHESIEKSPDLVLSGHAQGGQIRIPGLGGLYASDQGHLPQYTEGVFRLPGDQYKCLVISRGIGAPKWHVRFNNQAELVVVQLTASKEAFLERELAETDREIAAYGGLSWKQAKAILNNEVDEQLAAQTAQADLVPAKSAREAETLAITGPYQDQSTKYLSIKEESDEV, from the coding sequence ATGAGTCAAAAGAATCAACTCTTGAAGAAAGGCTTGCAATCCGCCGCTATTATCGGGGGCAGCCTGGCTTATCTTTATTTTCAAAATTATCAACTGGGAAAAACCCATTATTTAGTCGAAAGTCCTCGCTACGGAGGCGGTTTAGAAGGGGTAAAAATTGCCCACTTGTCCGACCTTAATTTTCCCGACCAAAGGGTTAAGGTGGTCGATATCTTGAAGGCCGTTAAAGAGGAGGAGGTCGACCTCATTGCTATTACCGGTAATCTCATCCATCCGGAAAAGGCCTTTGACCGCCAAGAACTGGCTGTCTTTATCAAGCAATTAGCCAACCTGGCTCCAGTCTTCTATGTCAGCGGCTCCAATGAAGTGAAGAGCCCTTATAGCCATTTAATGGAAGAGCTCTTAAGACAGGCAGGGGTGGGAGTCTTACATGACCAAGCCCAAACCATTAGCCTAAATGGGCAAGACCTGGTCGTCATGGGCCTAGCGGAAAAACCAGGCCGCCACTTCTTAAAAGGGGACGCCTTACGCTTTCTCCCCCTTGAAGCAGATCAATTAGCCCTACCTAAGATCTTACTAGCCCACCATCCTGAAGCCTTCTTACGTTACCATGAATCGATCGAAAAATCGCCCGACCTAGTGCTTTCAGGCCATGCCCAAGGCGGACAGATTCGGATTCCGGGCTTAGGAGGCCTTTACGCTTCTGACCAAGGCCACTTGCCCCAATATACCGAAGGAGTTTTCCGCCTCCCTGGTGACCAATACAAGTGTCTAGTGATTTCACGGGGGATTGGGGCGCCTAAGTGGCATGTCCGTTTCAATAACCAAGCAGAACTGGTTGTGGTGCAATTAACTGCTTCTAAAGAAGCTTTCTTGGAACGGGAATTGGCGGAAACCGACCGCGAAATTGCCGCTTATGGAGGCTTGTCCTGGAAACAAGCTAAGGCCATTCTTAATAATGAAGTCGATGAACAATTAGCTGCCCAAACCGCACAGGCTGACCTAGTCCCAGCCAAGTCAGCAAGAGAAGCTGAAACTTTAGCCATTACTGGCCCTTACCAAGATCAATCCACCAAGTATTTAAGTATTAAAGAAGAGAGCGATGAGGTTTAA
- a CDS encoding DEAD/DEAH box helicase — protein MKAEQDSLVASFLAQPLKAEWEAQGFDQPTPIQAAAWPRILQGDNLLALSATGTGKTLAYLLASFNQVQAQAGLQLIILAPSQELASQIASVARPWAQSLDLKLQLVIGGANIKRQIDQLKAKPEIVVASLGRINELIEQRKLKVHQVNYLICDEVDDLLKADSLPLFTDLIKRLPKQRQNIAFGATITQDSLTKVKELLAIDQVIDLRQDLSSQANLHHGYLLTPVRKRVDRLRSLAQLADFRALVFVRTKADVDLLEEKLSYHGLPVAALHAEMSGQDRQRVIQAFNRGQLVYLFTTDLASRGLDIPGLACVIQYDLAKDQATYVHRSGRTGRMGQEGLVLTFCNNDRTLRELKQVLSEGTELEEYALYKGQLVKASSQPQPAGHDQANRRAKKLQSSKRAAPSADQSAGKGKKKKNRKRQQKNKGARRKKAKKN, from the coding sequence TTGAAAGCAGAGCAAGACAGTTTAGTTGCTAGTTTCTTAGCCCAGCCCCTTAAGGCAGAGTGGGAAGCACAAGGCTTTGACCAGCCCACCCCCATCCAAGCTGCAGCCTGGCCCCGTATTTTACAGGGGGACAATCTTTTAGCCTTATCGGCAACGGGGACTGGGAAGACCCTGGCTTATCTTTTAGCTAGCTTCAATCAAGTCCAAGCCCAGGCAGGTTTGCAGTTAATTATTCTGGCCCCTTCCCAGGAATTAGCCAGTCAAATTGCTAGTGTGGCTCGCCCTTGGGCCCAGTCGCTTGACCTAAAACTTCAGCTAGTCATTGGTGGAGCTAACATCAAGCGCCAGATTGACCAATTGAAGGCCAAGCCGGAAATCGTAGTGGCTAGTCTAGGGCGGATTAATGAACTGATTGAACAACGGAAATTAAAAGTCCACCAAGTGAACTATTTGATCTGTGATGAAGTCGATGACTTGCTAAAGGCCGACAGTCTTCCCTTATTCACTGACTTAATCAAACGCCTGCCTAAACAACGGCAAAATATTGCCTTTGGAGCCACCATCACCCAAGACAGCTTGACCAAGGTTAAAGAATTACTAGCCATTGACCAGGTCATTGACCTTAGACAGGACCTATCCAGCCAGGCCAATCTCCACCATGGCTACCTGCTAACTCCGGTCCGCAAACGGGTGGACCGCCTGCGCAGCCTGGCCCAATTGGCCGACTTTAGGGCCTTGGTTTTTGTCCGTACTAAGGCTGATGTGGATTTACTGGAAGAAAAGTTAAGCTACCATGGCTTGCCCGTGGCGGCCTTGCATGCGGAAATGAGTGGCCAAGACCGGCAAAGGGTCATCCAAGCCTTTAACCGGGGGCAGTTGGTTTATTTATTCACGACCGACTTGGCTAGCCGGGGCTTGGATATTCCTGGTTTAGCCTGTGTGATCCAATATGACCTGGCCAAAGACCAGGCCACCTATGTCCACCGCAGTGGCCGGACTGGGCGGATGGGGCAAGAAGGCTTGGTCTTGACTTTCTGCAATAACGACCGCACCCTGAGAGAATTAAAACAAGTCTTATCAGAAGGAACTGAGCTGGAAGAGTACGCTCTCTACAAAGGTCAGCTGGTCAAAGCTAGCAGCCAGCCCCAGCCAGCAGGCCATGACCAGGCAAATAGAAGGGCGAAAAAGCTCCAGTCTTCCAAGCGGGCGGCGCCTTCAGCTGATCAATCGGCAGGCAAAGGAAAGAAAAAGAAAAATCGAAAACGCCAGCAAAAGAACAAGGGCGCCCGGCGTAAAAAAGCAAAAAAGAATTGA
- the glmU gene encoding bifunctional UDP-N-acetylglucosamine diphosphorylase/glucosamine-1-phosphate N-acetyltransferase GlmU, translated as MDRYAIILAAGKGTRMKSTKYKVLHEVANKPMVAHVLDNVKAAGFNEVITIVGFGAEEVEKVLAGQSQFCLQEEQLGTGHAVLQAEDLLADKAGSTLVICGDTPLITQATLEDLLDVHEAEGAKASILTAKAEDPSGYGRIIRKQDGSVAKIVEEKDAKPEEKAVKEINTGTYVFDNQALFEALHQVGNDNAQGEYYLPDVIEILRSQGERISAYQMADFGESLGVNDRQALAQANQLYYQRNNRYWMDNGVTILDPQTTKIDAEVSIGQDTIIEGQVNLLGQTRIGKNCHILANSQIVDSQIGDEVTVDSSKIESSQVGSHSSIGPMAHLRPQSVLGEYVHIGNFVEIKNASLGDHTKAGHLTYVGDADLGSYINLSCGVIFCNYDGYSKHRSQVGDYSFIGSNANIVAPVSLADHSFVAAGSTITEDVPKEALAIARSRQSNKENYWHKLPISKNKPES; from the coding sequence ATGGATCGTTATGCGATTATCCTTGCTGCTGGTAAGGGAACCCGGATGAAATCAACTAAGTATAAGGTATTACATGAGGTCGCTAATAAACCCATGGTGGCTCACGTCTTAGATAATGTTAAGGCAGCCGGCTTTAATGAGGTCATTACCATTGTCGGTTTTGGGGCCGAAGAGGTCGAAAAAGTCTTAGCAGGGCAAAGTCAATTCTGCCTCCAAGAAGAACAATTAGGGACGGGCCATGCGGTTTTACAAGCAGAAGATTTACTGGCTGATAAGGCAGGCTCTACCCTGGTGATTTGTGGAGACACGCCCCTAATTACCCAGGCTACCCTGGAAGACTTACTCGATGTCCATGAAGCTGAGGGGGCTAAGGCCAGTATCTTAACCGCTAAGGCTGAAGACCCAAGTGGCTACGGCCGGATTATCCGTAAGCAAGACGGGTCGGTGGCTAAAATTGTTGAAGAAAAGGATGCCAAGCCAGAAGAAAAGGCAGTGAAGGAAATCAACACCGGAACCTATGTCTTTGATAACCAGGCCCTTTTTGAAGCCCTCCACCAAGTGGGCAATGATAATGCCCAAGGAGAATATTACCTCCCAGATGTGATTGAAATCTTACGCAGTCAGGGGGAACGGATTTCAGCTTACCAAATGGCTGACTTTGGAGAGTCTTTGGGGGTTAATGACCGGCAAGCCCTGGCCCAAGCTAACCAGCTCTACTATCAACGAAACAACCGCTACTGGATGGATAATGGGGTGACAATCTTAGATCCCCAAACAACCAAAATCGATGCGGAAGTCTCCATCGGCCAAGATACCATTATTGAAGGACAGGTCAATCTCTTAGGACAGACCCGTATCGGCAAGAACTGCCATATTCTAGCTAACAGCCAGATCGTGGATAGTCAAATTGGCGACGAAGTGACGGTGGATTCTTCTAAAATTGAAAGTAGCCAAGTAGGCTCTCATAGCTCGATTGGTCCCATGGCCCATCTCAGACCCCAATCAGTCTTGGGAGAATATGTTCATATTGGTAACTTCGTTGAAATTAAAAACGCTAGCCTCGGGGACCACACCAAGGCCGGCCACTTAACCTATGTCGGCGATGCTGACTTGGGCAGCTATATTAACCTCAGTTGCGGGGTGATCTTCTGTAACTATGATGGTTATAGTAAGCACCGTAGTCAGGTGGGCGACTATAGCTTTATCGGTTCTAATGCCAATATTGTTGCCCCGGTTAGCTTGGCTGATCATAGTTTTGTTGCTGCGGGATCCACCATTACTGAAGACGTTCCTAAGGAGGCCCTGGCCATTGCCCGGTCACGGCAAAGTAATAAAGAAAATTATTGGCATAAATTACCTATTTCTAAAAATAAGCCGGAAAGTTAA
- a CDS encoding ribose-phosphate diphosphokinase gives MSEHEDKNFKLFSLNSNKPLAQKVADCLGIELGKINVNHFSDGEIHINIEESIRGDNIYILQSTSAPVNENLMELMIMIDACRRASADQINVVIPYFGYARQDRKAKPREPITSKLVANMIEDAGATRVLALDLHASQIQGFFDIPVDHLMGAPLLANYFLDKDLYQGKDIVVVSPDHGGVTRARKLAEFLDAPIAIIDKRRPRANVAEVMNIVGEVKGKDCIIIDDMIDTAGTITAASNALEEAGAVSVTVCCTHPVLSGPAIERLESANIDEIVVTDSINLPEEKKIDKITTVSVSELIAEAIYRIQNNKSVSPLFREQFKGMEAKD, from the coding sequence ATGTCAGAACATGAAGATAAAAACTTTAAGCTTTTCTCATTAAATTCTAACAAGCCCTTGGCACAGAAGGTTGCTGATTGTTTGGGAATTGAATTGGGAAAAATAAATGTTAACCACTTTAGTGATGGGGAAATTCACATTAACATTGAAGAATCCATTCGTGGGGATAATATTTATATTTTGCAATCGACTTCTGCACCCGTCAATGAGAACTTAATGGAACTAATGATTATGATCGATGCCTGCCGCCGGGCCAGCGCTGATCAAATCAATGTGGTGATTCCTTACTTTGGTTATGCCCGCCAAGACCGTAAGGCTAAGCCACGTGAACCGATTACATCCAAATTGGTTGCTAATATGATTGAAGACGCTGGCGCTACCCGAGTGCTCGCTCTCGACCTACACGCCAGCCAAATTCAAGGTTTCTTTGATATTCCGGTGGACCACCTCATGGGAGCTCCGCTACTGGCTAATTACTTCCTTGATAAGGATCTTTATCAAGGCAAAGACATTGTCGTTGTCTCTCCTGACCATGGCGGGGTGACCCGGGCTAGAAAATTGGCGGAATTCTTGGATGCGCCAATTGCTATTATCGACAAGCGTCGCCCACGTGCCAACGTTGCCGAAGTCATGAATATTGTTGGTGAGGTCAAAGGCAAAGACTGTATCATTATCGATGACATGATCGACACCGCCGGCACCATCACCGCTGCTTCTAATGCCTTAGAAGAAGCAGGCGCTGTTTCGGTGACTGTCTGCTGTACCCACCCTGTCTTATCTGGACCAGCCATTGAACGTCTAGAAAGCGCTAATATTGATGAAATTGTGGTGACCGACTCAATCAACCTCCCTGAGGAAAAGAAAATTGATAAGATCACGACAGTTTCTGTTTCTGAACTGATTGCTGAAGCCATCTATCGGATTCAAAATAACAAATCAGTGAGTCCGCTCTTCCGCGAACAATTCAAGGGAATGGAAGCCAAAGATTAG
- the pth gene encoding aminoacyl-tRNA hydrolase: protein MKLVVGLGNPGKEYEGTRHNIGFIVLNEWAYRHHESFDRSAFNGVYFKRRVANDQVIFVKPTTFMNLSGQCVSGFMNYYHIDLEDLLVVYDDMDMEPGRLRLRKKGSAGGHNGMKDIIKMLNSKDIQRIKLGVGHPKGKGSVVNHVLGKFSKEDQGKMLESSQAAADAISYWLEGNSFENTMNRFNN from the coding sequence ATGAAGTTAGTGGTTGGATTAGGAAATCCAGGAAAAGAATACGAAGGGACCCGCCATAATATTGGTTTTATTGTCCTTAATGAATGGGCCTACCGCCACCATGAAAGCTTTGATCGTTCCGCTTTCAATGGGGTCTATTTTAAACGTCGGGTGGCTAATGACCAGGTGATCTTTGTCAAACCCACTACTTTTATGAATCTATCCGGTCAATGTGTATCTGGCTTTATGAATTATTACCACATCGACTTAGAAGACCTCTTAGTGGTCTATGATGATATGGACATGGAACCTGGGCGGCTCCGCCTTCGAAAAAAGGGTAGTGCTGGCGGTCATAACGGAATGAAAGATATCATTAAAATGCTTAATTCCAAAGACATTCAACGGATCAAATTAGGTGTTGGTCATCCCAAAGGTAAGGGTTCGGTAGTCAACCATGTCCTAGGAAAATTCTCAAAGGAAGACCAAGGCAAGATGTTAGAAAGCAGCCAAGCGGCAGCCGATGCCATTTCTTACTGGTTAGAGGGCAATAGCTTTGAAAACACTATGAATCGTTTCAATAACTAA